A single window of Hirundo rustica isolate bHirRus1 chromosome 16, bHirRus1.pri.v3, whole genome shotgun sequence DNA harbors:
- the OSBPL2 gene encoding oxysterol-binding protein-related protein 2, giving the protein MNSEEEFYDAVTGFDSDNSSGEFSEANHKVPEMLDLDPHQSNRTGKHNGETEIQENGIKRHRTSLPAPMFSRSDFSVWSILKKCIGLELSKITMPIVFNEPLSFLQRITEYMEHIYLINKACSHADPLERMQAVAAFAVSAVASQWERTGKPFNPLLGETYELTREDLGFRFISEQVSHHPPISAFYSEGLNKDFIFHGSIYPKLKFWGKSIEAEPRGTITLELLKHNEAYTWTNPTCCVHNVIIGKLWLEQYGVVEIVNHSTGDKCVLNFKPCGLFGKELHRVEGYIQDKHRKKLCVIYGKWTECLWCTDPTTYETYKKSEKRGGEQKKKSSEDDIKSENDEADDMPEVQDTVQFIPGSKLLWRINCRPPNSSQMYNFTSFAVSLNELEKGMEAILAPTDCRLRPDIRNMENGNMDVASKEKERLEEKQRAARKERAKDEVEWHTRWFHQGTNPYTGTPDWLYSGGYFDRNFSDCPDIY; this is encoded by the exons GCTTTGATTCTGACAATTCTTCAGGAGAGTTTTCAGAAGCAAATCATAAAGTTCCAGAAATGCTTGATCTAGATCCACACCAAAGCAATAGGACTGGAAAGCACAATGGAGAGACAGAGATACAAGAAAATGGGATTAAGAGACACAG GACATCATTACCTGCCCCAATGTTTTCTAGAAGTGATTTTAGTGTGTggagcatattaaaaaaatgcattggaCTG GAACTGTCCAAGATTACGATGCCCATCGTCTTCAACGAGCCCTTGAGTTTCCTTCAAAGGATAACAGAATATATGGAGCATATATACCTCATCAATAAGGCTTGTAGTCATGCAGATCCCCTGGAAAGGATGCAG GCTGTAGCTGCTTTTGCAGTTTCTGCTGTAGCTTCTCAGTGGGAGAGAACTGGCAAACCATTTAACCCACTGTTAGGAGAAACCTATGAATTAACCAG GGAGGACTTAGGATTTAGGTTTATATCTGAACAAGTCAGCCACCACCCACCTATTAGTGCATTTTATTCTGAAGGCCTCAATAAGGACTTCATATTTCATGGATCAATCTATCCCAAACTAAAATTCTGGGGGAAGAGTATAGAAGCAGAACCTCGGGGAACAATTACTTTGGAGCTTCTGAA GCACAATGAAGCTTACACATGGACAAATCCAACCTGTTGTGTACATAATGTAATTATTGGTAAACTGTGGTTAGAACAGTACGGAGTGGTAGAAATTGTAAATCACAG TACTGGAGATAAATGTGTCCTTAATTTTAAACCGTGTGGACTGTTTGGGAAAGAGCTTCACAGAGTAGAGGGATACATCCAGGACAAGCA caggaagaagcTGTGTGTGATCTATGGCAAGTGGACAGAGTGTTTGTGGTGCACTGATCCCACCACATATGAGACCTACAAAAAGAGTGAGAAGAGAGGCGGTGAGCAGAAGAAGAAGTCG AGTGAAGACGATATTAAATCTGAAAATGATGAGGCTGATGATATGCCAGAGGTTCAAGACACAGTGCAGTTCATACCAGGCAGTAAATTGCTTTGGAGAATAAACTGTAGGCCACCAAACTCATCACAG ATGTACAATTTCACCAGTTTTGCTGTGAGCCTCAATGAGCTGGAAAAGGGCATGGAAGCGATATTGGCTCCCACAGACTGCCGGCTACGTCCGGATATCAGGAACATGGAGAACGGGAACATGG ACGTGGCAAGCAAAGAGAAGGAGAGATtagaagagaaacaaagagcTGCTCGCAAGGAGCGTGCAAAAGACGAGGTGGAGTGGCACACACG ATGGTTTCATCAAGGCACTAACCCATACACTGGGACTCCAGATTGGCTGTACTCAGGTGGCTATTTTGATAGAAATTTCTCAGACTGTCCAGACATATACTGA
- the ADRM1 gene encoding proteasomal ubiquitin receptor ADRM1 isoform X1 — MSSGALFPSLVPGSRGSSSKYLVEFRAGKMSLKGSTVTPDKRKGLVYIQQTDDSLIHFCWKDRTSGNVEDDLIIFPDDCEFKRVPQCTTGRVYVLKFKAGSKRLFFWMQEPKTDKDEEHCRKVNEYLNNPPMPGALGGNASGGHELSALGGEGGLQSLLGNMSHNQLMQLIGPTGLGGLGGLGALTGPGLASLLGSGGPPTSSSSSSSRSQSAAVTPSSTTSSTRVTPAPSVPAAASGTSPSPVPSSGNGTSSATSPTQPIQLSDLQNILATMNVPSGAGGQQVDLAAVLTPEIMAPILANAEVQERLMPYLPSGESLPQTAEEIQNTLTSPQFQQALSMFSAALASGQLGPLMSQFGLPAEAVDAANKGDVEAFAKAMQNSVKSDQKEGDSKDKKDEEEDMSLD; from the exons ATGTCTTCAGGTGCATTATTTCCAAGCCTGGTGCCAGGCTCTCGTGGCTCCTCGAGCAAATACCTGGTGGAATTTCGGGCAGGGAAGATGTCCCTGAAAGGCAGCACTGTAACTCCAGACAAGAGAAAAGGCCTTGTTTACATCCAGCAAACTGATGATTCCCTCATTCACTTCTGCTGGAAGGACAGGACTTCGGGCAACGTGGAGGAT gatttgattatttttcctgatGACTGTGAGTTCAAGAGAGTCCCACAGTGCACCACGGGCCGTGTGTATGTATTGAAGTTCAAGGCAGGATCAAAACGACTCTTCTTCTGGATGCAG GAGCCAAAGACAGACAAGGATGAGGAGCACTGCCGTAAGGTGAATGAATATCTCAACAATCCCCCCATGCCAGGGGCATTGGGTGGGAATGCCAGCGGCGGCCACGAGCTCTCAGCACTAGGAG gtGAGGGTGGCTTGCAAAGCCTTCTTGGAAACATGAGCCATAACCAGCTCATGCAGCTGATCGGACCAACGGGCTTAGGAGGACTTG GTGGGCTGGGCGCACTGACGGGGCCTGGGCTGGCCAGTCTGCTCGGGAGTGGGGGACCCCCAACCAGCAGCTCATCATCAAG CTCTCGCAGCCAGTCGGCTGCAGTGACTCCATCTTCCACCACTTCTTCCACCCGTGTAACGCCTGCCCCGTCCGTTCCTGCGGCTGCCTCCGGGACCAgtcccagccccgttcccagcTCGGGGAATGGAACCAGCTCAGCCACCAGCCCGACCCAGCCCATTCAACTGAGTGACCTTCAGAACATTTTAGCTACTATGAATGTGCCATCTGGAGCAGGAGGACAGCAAG TGGACCTGGCAGCTGTTCTGACTCCCGAGATCATGGCTCCCATCCTGGCCAACGCTGAAGTTCAGGAGCGATTGATGCCTTACCTTCCCTCAGGGGAATCCCTGCCACAGACTGCGGAAGAGATCCAGAACACCCTGACGTCTCCTCAGTTCCAGCAG GCTTTGAGCATGTTCAGTGCTGCTTTAGCTTCAGGACAGCTGGGCCCACTCATGAGCCAGTTTGGGCTACCTGCAGAGGCAGTAGATGCAGCAAATAAAGGCG ATGTAGAAGCCTTTGCCAAAGCCATGCAGAACAGTGTCAAGTCAGACCAAAAGGAAGGAGACTCTAAGgacaagaaagatgaagaggaaGATATGAGTTTAGATTAA
- the ADRM1 gene encoding proteasomal ubiquitin receptor ADRM1 isoform X2 encodes MSSGALFPSLVPGSRGSSSKYLVEFRAGKMSLKGSTVTPDKRKGLVYIQQTDDSLIHFCWKDRTSGNVEDDLIIFPDDCEFKRVPQCTTGRVYVLKFKAGSKRLFFWMQEPKTDKDEEHCRKVNEYLNNPPMPGALGGNASGGHELSALGGGLGALTGPGLASLLGSGGPPTSSSSSSSRSQSAAVTPSSTTSSTRVTPAPSVPAAASGTSPSPVPSSGNGTSSATSPTQPIQLSDLQNILATMNVPSGAGGQQVDLAAVLTPEIMAPILANAEVQERLMPYLPSGESLPQTAEEIQNTLTSPQFQQALSMFSAALASGQLGPLMSQFGLPAEAVDAANKGDVEAFAKAMQNSVKSDQKEGDSKDKKDEEEDMSLD; translated from the exons ATGTCTTCAGGTGCATTATTTCCAAGCCTGGTGCCAGGCTCTCGTGGCTCCTCGAGCAAATACCTGGTGGAATTTCGGGCAGGGAAGATGTCCCTGAAAGGCAGCACTGTAACTCCAGACAAGAGAAAAGGCCTTGTTTACATCCAGCAAACTGATGATTCCCTCATTCACTTCTGCTGGAAGGACAGGACTTCGGGCAACGTGGAGGAT gatttgattatttttcctgatGACTGTGAGTTCAAGAGAGTCCCACAGTGCACCACGGGCCGTGTGTATGTATTGAAGTTCAAGGCAGGATCAAAACGACTCTTCTTCTGGATGCAG GAGCCAAAGACAGACAAGGATGAGGAGCACTGCCGTAAGGTGAATGAATATCTCAACAATCCCCCCATGCCAGGGGCATTGGGTGGGAATGCCAGCGGCGGCCACGAGCTCTCAGCACTAGGAG GTGGGCTGGGCGCACTGACGGGGCCTGGGCTGGCCAGTCTGCTCGGGAGTGGGGGACCCCCAACCAGCAGCTCATCATCAAG CTCTCGCAGCCAGTCGGCTGCAGTGACTCCATCTTCCACCACTTCTTCCACCCGTGTAACGCCTGCCCCGTCCGTTCCTGCGGCTGCCTCCGGGACCAgtcccagccccgttcccagcTCGGGGAATGGAACCAGCTCAGCCACCAGCCCGACCCAGCCCATTCAACTGAGTGACCTTCAGAACATTTTAGCTACTATGAATGTGCCATCTGGAGCAGGAGGACAGCAAG TGGACCTGGCAGCTGTTCTGACTCCCGAGATCATGGCTCCCATCCTGGCCAACGCTGAAGTTCAGGAGCGATTGATGCCTTACCTTCCCTCAGGGGAATCCCTGCCACAGACTGCGGAAGAGATCCAGAACACCCTGACGTCTCCTCAGTTCCAGCAG GCTTTGAGCATGTTCAGTGCTGCTTTAGCTTCAGGACAGCTGGGCCCACTCATGAGCCAGTTTGGGCTACCTGCAGAGGCAGTAGATGCAGCAAATAAAGGCG ATGTAGAAGCCTTTGCCAAAGCCATGCAGAACAGTGTCAAGTCAGACCAAAAGGAAGGAGACTCTAAGgacaagaaagatgaagaggaaGATATGAGTTTAGATTAA